In Miscanthus floridulus cultivar M001 chromosome 8, ASM1932011v1, whole genome shotgun sequence, the sequence ACTTGTTAGAAATTGGAACGATGTAACTACTAGATACTTTGTTTTGTCAAATGGAATATGTTTTGGCATAATCAtttgtgttttttttaaaaacattCATTATAAATTTACTGGCTTTCAGAACGCCCTTAAATCTGAAAATTTATAGAAAACTGAAGAACATGGCGAGCATCTCATCACATTTTAGACAATGGTACCGAATCTATCACAAGCAATGTCTCAAAGAATTTTGGATTCCTGATATTTGAAGCGCTTGTCTTTTATAAAACACTAGTGCTTAGATTATGAGATTCTTTTTGCAACTGAAGTTTTGGCAACTATGTTGAAACTTCTTGGAAGTTCCCATGCTAGTGTTACAAATGTTAAGCGCTATATGTGCTTCTTTTTCTTCCTCTGCTATGTTTgtgtaaagggcgtacccagtgcagagagctcccgctctgtgcggggtctggctggggaagggtgtcagtggcaagccttaccctcgcctgtgcaatgcgaggagaccgcgattcgaacctgggaccttccggtcacaggcggtaagactctaccgcttgcaccaggcccgcccttccctCTGCTATGTTTGTGTATATATATTTAAATGTATGGAAACCAGGAAAAAGAGACAATTCAGTAGTAATGCTAATTTGACATTATCACTTTTTACTGTGATATTTTCTATCAGACAGTAACGGTATTACATGTTGCAGCTCATTTGTGATGAAATAAAAGCAGGAAAGAGTGATAAAGAGATCTACAAGAAACTAGAGGATGAGTATGGGGAGACAGTACTATACGCCCCTAAATTGGATCTTCAGACTGCTGGGATATGGCTTTCACCGGTAAGTCCTAATAAGAATCTATCATTTTGTACATGTTTCCATTTGTCTGACATAACTGTATGGCATGTGCTACTCAAGAGCTAGTGACTCATCAGATCCCCTGAaatctgagaagaagaattcGTTGCTCTGATTGAGTCCATCATGTACAGGTTATTGTGGGTGGTATAGCAGCTGACATCTGGGCTTACCAAAAGCACAGATAAAGGACAAATGTTCACATTATGGCTCTGAACCTGGTCCGAGGGGTACCACTGACTCCAAGGGAGAAGGAGACCATGCTAGATATCCTTAcacctccaccgcctccaaggAAATGGTGGTGGCCAGGCAAATGATGTAGAATTCATGTGCTTGACCTGGTAGCGGCACACAAATGGTCAGGATGCCAATTTTGGCCTACAGTTTGGATGCATATATTGCATATGTGATCATTGGATCCTGAATTTAAGTTTAACCAAACGTTTTTGTG encodes:
- the LOC136476213 gene encoding cytochrome c-type biogenesis CcmH-like mitochondrial protein isoform X2, producing the protein MPFVLSKTLPLLEPQAEDDVKQRQIIENCARNISHNVRCTECGSQSIEDSQADVAILLRKLICDEIKAGKSDKEIYKKLEDEYGETVLYAPKLDLQTAGIWLSPVIVGGIAADIWAYQKHR